A region of Paractinoplanes abujensis DNA encodes the following proteins:
- a CDS encoding helix-turn-helix domain-containing protein, whose amino-acid sequence MGAFSIAAKLDRLFKQHQPEPSYMAVAEAVRSGQGVAISHTYIWQLRTGRRDNPTVAHLTALATYFGVPVAYFIDDDQTRRIDDQLELMQTIRAAGVTEIAMRAADISPRGRDLINELIRKVWESERRDDS is encoded by the coding sequence GTGGGCGCCTTCTCCATCGCCGCGAAGCTGGACCGGCTGTTCAAGCAGCACCAGCCGGAACCCAGCTACATGGCCGTGGCCGAGGCGGTTCGCTCCGGCCAGGGCGTGGCGATCTCGCACACCTACATCTGGCAGTTGAGGACGGGCCGCCGCGACAACCCGACGGTCGCGCACCTGACCGCGCTGGCCACCTACTTCGGTGTGCCGGTGGCCTATTTCATAGACGACGACCAGACCCGCCGCATCGACGATCAACTTGAGTTGATGCAGACCATCCGCGCGGCCGGGGTCACCGAGATCGCGATGCGGGCGGCGGACATCTCGCCCCGCGGCCGCGATCTGATCAACGAGCTGATCCGGAAGGTCTGGGAGTCGGAGCGCCGCGACGACAGCTGA
- a CDS encoding MAB_1171c family putative transporter, with translation MLLSAALLTLLWGLAVTRLPGIWRDRPQRALAAAVIALAVSRTAAYPRVADDLEQLRAGAVQHLSAMVAAYFLLRFLLLVTSRGPRWHAASGAVVLVLLLIAAGAVFTGPGLLTGELTPATVAYWVALDLYVGVALAAAARFFWAIAAEVPVRWSRTALRALAAGAGLLALDAFFRAVVMVLLGAGAAVDLAALDPPAEFVQAASALLMVTGGAVTAFPRARAAVAAYRSLVALRPLWKAMRDTFPEIILFSPRRAIVELAGVDDVHLRLYRRVIEIRDGMLALRGYLPCDTADGGPEAEAARIAGALRRRAEGAEPSDQVSGWAEVGPDMADEVAWLSRVSRAYRRQPVSCRRGAPTPRPSGSAR, from the coding sequence ATGCTGCTGTCCGCCGCCCTGCTGACACTGCTGTGGGGCCTGGCGGTGACGCGACTGCCCGGCATCTGGCGAGACCGGCCGCAACGCGCGCTCGCCGCCGCCGTGATCGCCCTCGCGGTCTCGCGCACCGCGGCCTATCCGCGGGTCGCCGACGATCTGGAGCAGCTGCGGGCGGGCGCCGTCCAGCACCTGTCGGCGATGGTCGCGGCCTACTTCCTGCTCCGGTTCCTGCTGCTGGTGACCAGCCGGGGGCCGCGGTGGCACGCGGCGTCGGGCGCCGTGGTGCTGGTCCTGCTGCTGATCGCGGCCGGGGCCGTCTTCACCGGTCCCGGACTGCTCACCGGCGAGCTGACGCCGGCCACGGTGGCCTACTGGGTGGCGCTCGACCTCTACGTGGGGGTCGCGCTGGCAGCGGCCGCCCGGTTCTTCTGGGCCATCGCGGCCGAGGTGCCCGTGCGGTGGTCGCGGACGGCGCTGCGCGCGCTCGCGGCCGGGGCCGGGCTGCTGGCGCTCGACGCGTTCTTCCGGGCGGTGGTGATGGTGCTGCTGGGCGCGGGCGCCGCGGTCGACCTGGCCGCGCTCGACCCGCCCGCCGAGTTCGTGCAGGCGGCGAGCGCGCTGCTGATGGTGACCGGTGGAGCCGTCACCGCGTTCCCGCGGGCGCGGGCGGCCGTGGCCGCGTACCGGTCGCTGGTGGCGCTGCGGCCCCTGTGGAAGGCCATGCGCGACACGTTCCCCGAGATCATCCTCTTCTCCCCGCGCCGGGCGATCGTCGAGCTGGCCGGCGTCGACGACGTGCACCTGCGGCTCTACCGCCGGGTCATCGAGATCCGCGACGGCATGCTGGCGCTGCGCGGCTATCTGCCGTGCGACACCGCCGACGGCGGGCCCGAGGCGGAGGCGGCGCGGATCGCCGGGGCGCTGCGGCGGCGGGCCGAGGGCGCCGAGCCGTCGGATCAGGTGAGCGGCTGGGCCGAGGTCGGGCCCGACATGGCCGACGAGGTGGCGTGGCTGAGCCGCGTCAGCCGCGCCTACCGCCGGCAGCCGGTCAGCTGTCGTCGCGGCGCTCCGACTCCCAGACCTTCCGGATCAGCTCGTTGA